The following coding sequences lie in one Nonomuraea muscovyensis genomic window:
- a CDS encoding DsrE family protein, with amino-acid sequence MARSLVIKVTAGADAPERCNQAFTVAAAALASGVPVSLWLTGEASWFALPGRAKEFGLPHAAPLTDLLDAVLAGGRVTVCTQCAARRDITVDDLIEGVRIAGAPTFVEEAVAEGAQALVY; translated from the coding sequence ATGGCACGATCACTGGTGATCAAGGTGACCGCGGGGGCCGACGCCCCGGAGCGCTGCAACCAGGCGTTCACGGTCGCGGCGGCCGCGCTCGCGAGCGGGGTTCCCGTCTCCCTCTGGCTGACCGGCGAGGCCTCGTGGTTCGCGCTGCCGGGCCGGGCCAAGGAGTTCGGCCTGCCGCACGCCGCCCCGCTCACCGACCTGCTCGACGCCGTCCTCGCGGGCGGCCGGGTGACGGTGTGCACCCAGTGCGCGGCCCGGCGTGACATCACGGTCGACGACCTCATCGAGGGCGTCCGGATCGCCGGCGCGCCCACGTTCGTCGAGGAGGCCGTGGCCGAGGGCGCGCAGGCCCTGGTCTACTGA
- a CDS encoding FABP family protein, whose amino-acid sequence MHPDLEPIAFLIGRWEGAGVGGYPTIESFNFGQEIEFGHNGKPFLSYVSRTWLLDQAGDRVRPLATESGYWRSLPGRQLEVTLAHPTGIVEIYVGEVVFHKIELQTDVVARTVTAKEYTAGRRLYGLVKGNLMWAYDMAAMGHPLTSHMSAELKKVA is encoded by the coding sequence ATGCATCCCGATCTCGAGCCGATCGCTTTTCTCATCGGCAGGTGGGAAGGCGCGGGGGTCGGGGGCTACCCGACGATCGAGAGCTTCAACTTCGGCCAGGAGATCGAGTTCGGCCACAACGGCAAGCCGTTCCTCAGCTACGTGAGCCGCACCTGGCTGCTCGACCAGGCCGGCGACCGGGTCAGGCCGCTGGCCACCGAGTCCGGCTACTGGCGTTCGCTGCCCGGCCGGCAACTCGAGGTGACGCTCGCGCATCCGACCGGGATCGTGGAGATCTACGTCGGCGAGGTCGTCTTCCACAAGATCGAGCTCCAGACGGACGTCGTGGCGCGTACGGTCACGGCCAAGGAATACACTGCGGGCCGCCGGCTCTACGGGCTGGTCAAGGGCAACCTCATGTGGGCCTACGACATGGCGGCGATGGGGCACCCGCTGACCTCCCACATGTCGGCCGAGCTGAAGAAGGTCGCGTGA
- a CDS encoding DUF2470 domain-containing protein: MSGPFTADVVEAVKRHMNDDHGDDALVIVRGLGGRPGATRALTSGVDAEAIEFTIDGGEVVRVPWGETLTERPQVRMAVVRLYRESCAALGIPARGEH, encoded by the coding sequence GTGAGCGGCCCGTTCACGGCCGACGTCGTCGAGGCCGTCAAGCGCCACATGAACGACGACCACGGCGACGACGCGCTGGTCATCGTCCGGGGGCTGGGCGGGCGGCCCGGCGCGACCCGTGCGCTGACCAGCGGGGTGGACGCGGAGGCGATCGAGTTCACGATCGACGGCGGCGAGGTGGTGCGGGTGCCGTGGGGCGAGACGCTGACCGAGCGGCCGCAGGTCCGCATGGCCGTGGTGCGGCTCTACCGCGAGTCCTGCGCCGCCCTGGGCATCCCCGCCCGCGGCGAACACTGA
- a CDS encoding dihydrofolate reductase family protein yields the protein MVVGSGTLVRSLLARDRVDELVLLIHPLVLGSGRRLWTGGGPAALRPADSVTTGTGVIIAAYGPATG from the coding sequence GTGGTGGTCGGCAGCGGGACGCTCGTCCGGTCGCTGCTCGCGCGCGACCGCGTCGACGAGCTGGTGCTCCTGATCCATCCGCTGGTGCTGGGGTCCGGCCGCCGGCTGTGGACCGGCGGTGGACCGGCCGCCCTCCGGCCGGCCGACTCCGTGACGACCGGCACCGGCGTCATCATCGCCGCGTACGGGCCCGCGACGGGCTGA
- a CDS encoding helix-turn-helix domain-containing protein translates to MGVTKARVSQIERGEVSSVDVVARYVEAIGGWLELTASFPGGTYRLRAGKMRKPRKRHFKFRGSRIESYRG, encoded by the coding sequence ATGGGTGTGACCAAGGCGCGTGTCTCGCAGATCGAGCGTGGCGAAGTCTCGTCAGTGGATGTGGTGGCCCGTTATGTGGAGGCCATCGGCGGATGGCTTGAGCTCACCGCCAGCTTCCCCGGCGGCACCTACCGGCTACGCGCCGGCAAGATGAGGAAGCCGCGTAAACGACACTTCAAGTTCAGGGGCTCGCGTATCGAGTCGTACCGCGGGTGA
- a CDS encoding helix-turn-helix transcriptional regulator: protein MSHTWRGWCLLRPGLMLYGGAVGGNDLHVHHAVQLIVASEPFTMADAHGERLTTSIAVIPPDTGHTVLTGARDALLAHLDPRSLPGRSLIARSGTGLGASSWSPSAARTGHGPLPIAPVSSQPASRVGTRPLMFTEPPVGHARSAEAASALRAVEAWSGLVGPGGSGGVPPHPAVEAAISVIPELLAGGRVRLRAVADAVHLSPSRLAHLFSAHVGIPLRPYVGWLRLRRAIDRVAAGDTLTAAAHTAGFTDGPHFTRAFRRTFGNAPSELAAAIDWLP, encoded by the coding sequence ATGTCGCATACCTGGCGCGGCTGGTGTCTCCTTCGGCCCGGTCTCATGCTGTACGGCGGCGCGGTCGGCGGCAACGACCTGCATGTGCATCACGCGGTCCAGCTCATCGTCGCCTCCGAGCCATTCACCATGGCCGATGCTCACGGCGAGCGGCTGACCACGAGCATCGCCGTCATCCCGCCCGACACTGGCCACACGGTGCTGACCGGCGCTCGCGACGCCCTGCTCGCCCACCTGGATCCGCGCAGTTTGCCGGGCCGGTCCCTGATCGCGCGCTCCGGCACCGGGCTGGGGGCTTCGTCCTGGTCGCCGTCCGCCGCGCGGACCGGTCACGGCCCTCTGCCGATCGCCCCCGTGAGCTCGCAGCCGGCGAGCCGCGTGGGAACGCGGCCGCTCATGTTCACCGAGCCGCCGGTCGGTCACGCGCGCTCGGCCGAGGCTGCGAGCGCGCTGCGTGCCGTCGAGGCGTGGAGCGGCCTCGTCGGCCCCGGCGGCTCCGGCGGCGTCCCGCCGCACCCGGCGGTGGAGGCGGCGATCTCCGTCATTCCCGAGCTCCTGGCAGGAGGACGAGTAAGGCTGCGGGCGGTTGCGGACGCGGTCCACCTGTCGCCGAGCCGGCTCGCGCACCTGTTCAGCGCGCACGTGGGGATCCCGCTACGGCCGTACGTGGGGTGGCTGCGCCTGCGGCGGGCCATCGACCGGGTGGCCGCCGGGGATACGTTGACGGCGGCCGCGCACACGGCGGGGTTCACCGACGGCCCGCACTTCACCCGGGCCTTCCGGCGCACCTTCGGCAACGCGCCCTCCGAGCTCGCCGCCGCGATCGACTGGTTACCCTGA
- a CDS encoding long-chain-fatty-acid--CoA ligase: protein MLNLSIVLEDSARNAPDRTALVLGDLRLSYAVVDSVANQVANLLVARGLGRGDKVALLCPNLPYFPFVYFGILKAGATVVPLSVLLQPREIIYHLTDSDAKALFCFEGTDELPMGARGREGFDGTQGCEHFFVLPATPLATESEYGESFWAALDGMPGEFETVRTGPEDIAAILYTSGTTGRPKGAELTHANLLINAMVSDQMFPADPEGDVSLAVLPLFHSFGQTSVMNVSLRRRATLVLLPRFEPGQALELMRREKVTMFAGVPTMYWAMLSKIHADEAEVPPTLQVAVSGAAACPVGVLKDFEATFGIAILEGYGLSETSPAACFNQLSRPTKPGTIGFPLWGVEMRLVDSDWNTIQGEGPGEIAIRGHNVMKGYHGRPEETAEVLRDGWFRTGDIATRDQEGYYAIVDRTKDMIIRGGFNVYPREVEEVLMTHPAVSLAAVVGVPHGSYGEEVKAYVVPSTGAMASESELVAWCRENMAAYKYPRTIEFRESLPMTATGKILKRELR, encoded by the coding sequence ATGCTCAATCTGTCGATCGTTCTGGAAGACAGCGCCCGCAACGCGCCGGACCGGACCGCCCTGGTCCTCGGTGACCTGCGCCTGTCGTACGCCGTGGTGGACTCCGTCGCCAACCAAGTGGCCAACCTGCTGGTAGCGCGGGGGCTCGGCAGGGGCGACAAGGTGGCGCTGCTCTGCCCGAACCTGCCCTACTTCCCGTTCGTCTACTTCGGCATTCTCAAGGCCGGGGCAACCGTGGTCCCGCTCAGCGTGCTGCTGCAGCCGCGCGAGATCATCTATCACCTGACCGACAGCGACGCCAAGGCACTCTTCTGCTTCGAGGGCACCGATGAGCTGCCCATGGGGGCGCGTGGGCGGGAGGGTTTCGACGGCACGCAGGGCTGTGAGCACTTCTTCGTCCTGCCCGCCACGCCGCTGGCCACCGAGTCGGAGTACGGCGAGTCGTTCTGGGCAGCGCTGGACGGGATGCCCGGGGAATTCGAGACGGTACGAACCGGGCCGGAGGACATCGCGGCCATCCTCTACACCTCCGGCACCACCGGCCGGCCCAAGGGCGCCGAGCTCACTCACGCGAACCTGCTGATCAACGCCATGGTCAGCGACCAGATGTTCCCCGCCGATCCCGAGGGTGACGTCTCGCTCGCCGTACTGCCTCTCTTCCACTCCTTCGGCCAGACCTCGGTCATGAACGTGAGCCTGCGCCGCCGCGCCACCCTGGTGCTCCTGCCGCGCTTCGAGCCCGGCCAGGCGCTGGAGCTCATGCGCAGGGAGAAGGTGACCATGTTCGCCGGGGTGCCCACCATGTACTGGGCGATGCTGTCGAAGATTCACGCGGACGAGGCCGAGGTGCCCCCGACGCTACAGGTGGCGGTGTCGGGGGCGGCCGCCTGCCCGGTCGGGGTGCTCAAGGATTTCGAGGCCACGTTCGGCATCGCGATCCTGGAGGGTTACGGCCTGTCGGAGACGTCGCCCGCGGCCTGCTTCAACCAGCTCAGCCGACCCACCAAGCCCGGCACCATCGGCTTCCCGCTCTGGGGGGTGGAGATGCGGCTGGTGGACAGCGACTGGAACACCATCCAGGGCGAGGGGCCTGGCGAGATCGCCATCCGCGGTCACAACGTCATGAAGGGCTACCACGGGCGGCCCGAGGAGACCGCAGAGGTCCTGCGAGACGGGTGGTTCCGCACCGGCGACATCGCCACCCGCGACCAGGAGGGCTACTACGCCATCGTCGACCGCACCAAGGACATGATCATCCGGGGTGGGTTCAACGTCTACCCACGCGAGGTGGAGGAGGTGCTGATGACGCATCCGGCGGTCTCGCTGGCGGCGGTGGTCGGCGTGCCGCACGGCTCGTACGGGGAGGAGGTCAAGGCGTACGTCGTCCCGTCGACCGGCGCGATGGCGAGTGAGAGCGAGCTCGTCGCCTGGTGCCGGGAGAACATGGCGGCCTACAAGTACCCGCGGACCATCGAGTTCCGTGAGAGCCTGCCGATGACCGCGACCGGCAAAATCCTCAAGCGTGAGCTGCGCTAG